In a single window of the Verrucomicrobiota bacterium genome:
- a CDS encoding transcriptional regulator, with protein sequence MNLHPMKLVTIVCEAYAKDAVTKLLHEVGAHGHTLFPVEGDGSRGQRPGDIPEFANIQIEVIVRPETADHLLQKLGQDFFPRYAMVAFESDVRVLRKDKF encoded by the coding sequence ATGAACCTGCACCCGATGAAACTCGTCACGATCGTCTGCGAAGCCTACGCAAAGGACGCCGTGACCAAGTTGCTCCACGAAGTCGGCGCGCACGGCCACACCCTGTTCCCTGTCGAAGGGGACGGCTCACGCGGCCAACGCCCGGGCGACATCCCGGAGTTCGCCAACATCCAGATTGAAGTCATTGTTCGGCCCGAGACCGCTGACCATCTCCTGCAGAAGCTCGGGCAGGACTTTTTTCCGCGTTACGCCATGGTGGCCTTCGAGTCCGACGTACGCGTGTTGCGGAAAGACAAATTTTAA
- a CDS encoding sodium-dependent bicarbonate transport family permease — MEILDAIRANLLSPAVLFFALGLIAALTKSDLKFPEPLYIGLTIYLLVAIGFKGGVAIAEAGIAKVWLPALATMGLGALIPLWTYPLLRFGGKLSAVDAAAIAAHYGSVSAVTFIAATNYLTAIDQPFDAATNYLTAIDQPFESYATAFLAVMESPAILVGVVLGKLATKQAGADSGASLKTAMHEALFGRSIFLLVGALVVGALCGEAGMRKVEPFFVTPFQGVLTLFLLEMGLVAGRRLGDLKRVGPFLLGFGIIVPLVNGALGVYLGKVTGLELGGATLLGALSASASYIAAPAAIRMSLPDANPTLYLTSSLAITFPFNITLGIPLYLEIARRLYS; from the coding sequence ATGGAAATCCTCGACGCGATCCGCGCCAACCTGCTGTCCCCCGCCGTATTGTTCTTCGCGCTCGGCCTGATCGCCGCGCTCACGAAGAGCGACCTGAAATTTCCCGAACCTCTCTACATCGGCCTGACGATTTATCTCCTCGTCGCCATCGGGTTCAAGGGTGGCGTCGCCATCGCCGAGGCCGGCATCGCCAAGGTCTGGTTGCCCGCCCTGGCCACGATGGGGCTCGGCGCCTTGATTCCGCTGTGGACCTATCCGCTGTTGCGTTTTGGGGGAAAGCTTTCCGCCGTGGATGCCGCGGCCATCGCCGCCCACTACGGCTCCGTGAGTGCGGTGACCTTCATCGCCGCGACGAACTATCTCACAGCCATTGACCAGCCGTTCGACGCCGCGACGAACTATCTCACAGCCATTGACCAGCCGTTCGAGAGTTACGCCACGGCTTTTCTCGCCGTGATGGAGTCGCCCGCCATCCTGGTGGGCGTGGTGCTGGGAAAACTCGCGACCAAGCAAGCCGGCGCGGACTCCGGGGCATCTCTCAAGACCGCCATGCACGAGGCGCTCTTCGGCCGCAGTATTTTTCTGCTGGTGGGCGCGCTGGTCGTCGGGGCTCTCTGCGGGGAGGCCGGGATGCGGAAAGTCGAACCGTTCTTCGTCACCCCGTTTCAGGGAGTGTTGACCTTGTTCCTCTTGGAAATGGGCTTGGTGGCCGGCCGGCGGCTCGGCGATTTGAAAAGAGTCGGCCCTTTTCTTCTCGGCTTCGGAATCATCGTGCCCCTGGTCAACGGCGCACTCGGAGTCTACCTCGGCAAGGTTACCGGTCTCGAACTCGGCGGGGCGACCTTGCTGGGTGCTCTGTCCGCGAGTGCAAGCTACATCGCCGCTCCGGCCGCCATCCGAATGTCCTTGCCCGACGCGAACCCGACGCTTTACCTCACGTCTTCGCTCGCCATTACGTTCCCGTTCAACATCACCTTGGGCATTCCACTTTACCTGGAAATCGCCCGCCGACTCTACTCTTGA